A genome region from Natronobeatus ordinarius includes the following:
- a CDS encoding metallophosphoesterase family protein, with protein MRVGLVSDVHGNQVALEAVLADMPTVDALACAGDVVGYNPWPAACVDALRDRDVPTVMGNHDLAVVERSSFRFNELAWAGVKHAQRELDEAQRRWLESLPTERRAFDGRVKLVHGHPDDPDRYTYPEEFSPRLLGEEDVLVMGHTHVQHAERYGDGIVVNPGSVGQPRDGDPRAAYAVVDLEAMTVDTHRVAYDLEAVIREVERVGLPSRIGTRLQSGR; from the coding sequence ATGAGAGTCGGGCTCGTCTCCGACGTCCACGGCAACCAGGTCGCCCTCGAGGCCGTCCTCGCCGACATGCCTACCGTCGACGCGCTCGCCTGTGCGGGCGACGTCGTCGGCTACAACCCGTGGCCCGCCGCGTGCGTCGACGCCCTTCGCGACCGTGACGTCCCAACCGTGATGGGCAACCACGACCTGGCCGTCGTCGAGCGCAGCTCCTTTCGGTTCAACGAACTCGCCTGGGCGGGCGTCAAACACGCCCAGCGGGAGCTCGACGAGGCCCAGCGACGCTGGCTCGAGTCGCTGCCGACCGAGCGGCGGGCGTTCGACGGTCGGGTGAAGCTCGTCCACGGCCACCCCGACGATCCGGACCGGTACACCTACCCCGAGGAGTTCTCGCCGCGGCTGCTCGGCGAGGAGGACGTCCTCGTGATGGGCCACACCCACGTCCAGCACGCCGAGCGCTACGGGGACGGGATCGTCGTCAATCCCGGCAGCGTCGGCCAGCCGCGCGACGGCGATCCCCGCGCCGCCTACGCGGTGGTCGACCTCGAGGCGATGACCGTCGACACTCACCGCGTCGCGTACGACCTCGAGGCGGTGATCCGCGAGGTCGAGCGGGTCGGGCTTCCCTCGCGGATCGGGACGCGGCTGCAGTCGGGACGGTAG